In Streptomyces dangxiongensis, one DNA window encodes the following:
- a CDS encoding DUF1707 SHOCT-like domain-containing protein translates to MSDDAAPDLRASDADRERVAEILRDALAEGRLVMEEFEERLEAACTARTYGELAPLTRDLPGAGAVAPAPVSFTKAPVGDGGWADRITGGAGSSAWAVALLSGFERKGRWTVPRRFNCFALLGGGVIDLRDADFAEREVEIFCVAVMGGLQVVVPPGVEVDVRGIGVMGTFAHPPGDVPSAPGAPRVVVGGFAFWGGVGVERKLSRAQRQRLKERRRQEKLERRESRHELRRARRAERHALDPARRIGRRDEQRERQRYRGGER, encoded by the coding sequence ATGAGCGATGACGCAGCCCCGGACCTCCGCGCGTCCGACGCCGACCGCGAGCGAGTCGCCGAGATCCTGCGGGACGCCCTGGCCGAGGGGCGGCTCGTCATGGAGGAGTTCGAGGAGCGGCTGGAGGCGGCCTGCACCGCGCGGACGTACGGTGAGCTGGCGCCGCTGACCCGCGATCTGCCCGGGGCCGGCGCCGTGGCACCGGCCCCGGTGTCCTTCACCAAGGCGCCGGTGGGCGACGGTGGTTGGGCGGACCGGATCACCGGGGGCGCGGGGTCCTCGGCGTGGGCGGTCGCGCTCCTGTCGGGGTTCGAGCGCAAGGGCCGCTGGACGGTACCGAGACGGTTCAACTGCTTCGCCCTCCTGGGCGGCGGCGTGATCGACCTCAGGGACGCGGACTTCGCGGAGCGTGAGGTCGAGATCTTCTGTGTGGCCGTCATGGGCGGCCTTCAGGTCGTCGTGCCGCCGGGGGTCGAGGTCGACGTGCGCGGGATCGGGGTGATGGGCACCTTCGCGCATCCGCCGGGCGACGTTCCGTCCGCGCCGGGTGCCCCGCGGGTGGTCGTCGGCGGCTTCGCGTTCTGGGGCGGGGTCGGCGTGGAACGCAAACTCTCGCGCGCGCAGCGGCAGCGGCTGAAGGAGCGGCGCCGCCAGGAGAAGCTGGAGCGCAGGGAGTCCCGGCACGAGCTGCGGCGCGCGCGCCGCGCGGAGCGGCACGCGCTGGACCCGGCGCGCCGGATCGGGCGCCGGGACGAGCAGCGGGAGCGGCAGCGGTACCGCGGCGGGGAGCGCTGA
- a CDS encoding MoaD/ThiS family protein, translating to MAIEVRIPTILRQYTDGQKAVEGSGNTLAELFADLEARHAGIQARIVDGDQLRRFVNVYLNDEDVRFLDGINTKLSDGDNVTILPAVAGGMR from the coding sequence ATGGCCATCGAGGTCCGCATCCCCACCATCCTCCGCCAGTACACCGACGGCCAGAAGGCGGTGGAGGGCAGCGGGAACACCCTCGCCGAGCTGTTCGCCGACCTCGAGGCCCGGCACGCGGGCATCCAGGCCCGCATCGTGGACGGCGACCAGTTGCGCCGCTTCGTCAACGTGTACCTGAACGACGAGGACGTCCGCTTCCTGGACGGCATCAACACCAAGCTGTCCGACGGCGACAACGTCACGATCCTGCCGGCCGTGGCCGGCGGCATGCGCTGA
- a CDS encoding Mov34/MPN/PAD-1 family protein: MLTITQALYDKIVAHAREDHPDEACGVVAGPAGSGRPERFVPMLNAARSPTFYEFDSQDLLRLYRELDDRDEEPVIIYHSHTATEAYPSRTDISYANEPGAHYVLVSTADTDDAGEFQFRSFRILAGEVTEEEVKVVEAYPPQ; the protein is encoded by the coding sequence ATGCTGACCATCACCCAGGCCCTGTACGACAAAATCGTCGCCCACGCGCGCGAGGACCACCCCGACGAGGCATGCGGCGTGGTCGCCGGTCCGGCGGGCTCCGGCCGCCCCGAGCGGTTCGTCCCGATGCTCAACGCGGCCCGCTCGCCCACCTTTTACGAGTTCGACTCCCAGGACCTGCTCAGGCTCTACCGCGAACTCGACGACCGCGACGAGGAGCCGGTGATCATCTACCACTCCCACACCGCGACCGAGGCCTACCCCTCCCGCACGGACATCTCCTACGCCAACGAGCCCGGCGCCCACTACGTCCTGGTCTCCACGGCCGACACCGATGACGCCGGCGAGTTCCAGTTCCGCTCGTTCCGGATCCTCGCCGGTGAGGTCACCGAGGAGGAGGTCAAGGTGGTGGAGGCGTACCCGCCCCAGTGA
- the rph gene encoding ribonuclease PH — MSRIDGRTPEQLRPVTIERGWSKHAEGSVLVSFGDTRVLCTASVTEGVPRWRKGSGEGWVTAEYAMLPRATNTRGDRESVKGRIGGRTHEISRLIGRSLRAVIDYKALGENTVVLDCDVLQADGGTRTAAITGAYVALADAVAWAQGRKLVKAGRKPLTGTVSAVSVGIVGGVPLLDLCYEEDVRAETDMNVVCTGDGRFVEVQGTAEAQPFARAELDALLDLAVAGCADLTALQQAALERTRES; from the coding sequence ATGTCTCGCATCGACGGCCGTACCCCCGAACAGCTCCGCCCGGTCACCATCGAACGGGGATGGAGCAAGCACGCCGAGGGCTCCGTCCTCGTCTCCTTCGGCGACACCCGGGTCCTCTGCACCGCATCCGTCACCGAAGGCGTCCCGCGCTGGCGCAAGGGCAGCGGCGAGGGCTGGGTCACCGCCGAGTACGCCATGCTGCCCCGCGCCACCAACACCCGCGGCGACCGCGAGTCCGTCAAGGGCAGGATCGGCGGCCGCACCCACGAGATCTCCCGGCTCATCGGCCGCTCCCTGCGCGCCGTCATCGACTACAAGGCGCTCGGTGAGAACACCGTCGTCCTCGACTGCGACGTCCTCCAGGCCGACGGCGGCACACGCACGGCGGCCATCACCGGCGCCTACGTCGCCCTGGCCGACGCCGTCGCCTGGGCCCAGGGCAGGAAGCTCGTCAAGGCCGGCCGGAAGCCGCTCACCGGCACCGTCAGCGCCGTCTCCGTCGGCATCGTCGGCGGCGTCCCGCTGCTCGACCTCTGCTACGAGGAGGACGTGCGCGCCGAGACCGACATGAACGTCGTCTGCACCGGCGACGGCCGCTTCGTCGAGGTCCAGGGCACCGCCGAGGCCCAGCCCTTCGCCCGCGCGGAACTCGACGCCCTGCTCGACCTCGCCGTCGCCGGCTGCGCCGACCTGACCGCACTCCAGCAGGCCGCCCTGGAGCGGACCCGGGAGAGCTAG
- a CDS encoding prefoldin domain-containing protein: MAASRRSRRHRVTAIAAAVAAAALTAGLTTGCDAVNKALDCVQTADAIADNVTDLQQAVENAADDPSQTDASLDSIEKSLRKIGDKTDDTDVNKAVDDLNQAIGNVRAAIRDGDDTPDVGPVTDAAGELTKVCTS; the protein is encoded by the coding sequence ATGGCCGCCAGCCGACGCTCACGCCGGCACCGCGTCACCGCCATCGCCGCCGCCGTGGCCGCCGCCGCACTCACCGCCGGCCTCACCACCGGCTGCGACGCCGTGAACAAGGCCCTGGACTGCGTGCAGACCGCCGACGCCATCGCCGACAACGTCACCGACCTCCAGCAGGCCGTGGAGAACGCCGCCGACGACCCCTCGCAGACCGACGCCTCGCTCGACTCCATCGAGAAGAGCCTGCGGAAGATCGGCGACAAGACGGACGACACCGACGTGAACAAGGCCGTGGACGACCTGAACCAGGCCATCGGCAACGTCCGCGCCGCCATCCGCGACGGCGACGACACCCCCGACGTCGGTCCCGTCACCGACGCGGCCGGCGAACTCACCAAGGTCTGCACGTCGTAG
- a CDS encoding PLP-dependent cysteine synthase family protein codes for MRYDSPLAAVGNTPLVRLPRLSPSSDVRIWAKLEDRNPTGSVKDRPALHMIEQAEKDGRLTPGCTVLEPTSGNTGISLAMAAKLKGYRMVCVMPENTSRERRDLLGMWGAEIISSPAAGGSNTAVRVAKELAAEHPDWVMLYQYGNPDNAGAHYATTGPEILADLPSITHFVAGLGTTGTLMGVGRFLREHKPDVKIVAAEPRYDDLVYGLRNLDEGFVPELYDASVLTTRFSVGSADAVTRTRELLQQEGIFAGVSTGAALHAAIGVGRKAVQAGESADIVFVVADGGWKYLSTGVYTAATTEEAIETLQGQLWA; via the coding sequence ATGCGCTACGACTCCCCGCTGGCCGCGGTGGGCAACACCCCCCTGGTGCGCCTGCCGCGGCTGTCGCCGTCCTCCGACGTCCGGATCTGGGCCAAGCTGGAGGACCGCAACCCCACCGGCTCGGTCAAGGACCGCCCCGCCCTGCACATGATCGAGCAGGCGGAGAAGGACGGCCGGCTCACCCCGGGCTGCACCGTTCTGGAGCCCACCTCCGGCAACACCGGCATCTCCCTCGCCATGGCGGCCAAGCTCAAGGGCTACCGCATGGTGTGCGTGATGCCGGAGAACACCTCGCGGGAGCGCCGGGACCTGCTGGGGATGTGGGGCGCCGAGATCATCTCCTCACCGGCCGCCGGCGGCTCCAACACCGCCGTACGCGTGGCGAAGGAACTGGCCGCCGAGCACCCCGACTGGGTGATGCTCTACCAGTACGGCAACCCGGACAACGCGGGCGCCCACTACGCCACGACCGGCCCGGAGATCCTCGCCGACCTCCCCTCGATCACCCACTTCGTGGCCGGTCTCGGCACCACCGGCACCCTCATGGGCGTCGGCCGCTTCCTGCGCGAGCACAAGCCGGACGTCAAGATCGTCGCCGCCGAACCCCGCTACGACGACCTGGTGTACGGGCTGAGGAACCTCGACGAGGGCTTCGTCCCGGAGCTGTACGACGCCTCCGTGCTCACCACCCGCTTCTCGGTCGGCTCCGCCGACGCGGTCACCCGCACCCGCGAACTCCTGCAGCAGGAGGGCATCTTCGCGGGCGTCTCCACCGGCGCGGCCCTGCACGCCGCGATCGGCGTCGGCAGGAAGGCCGTCCAGGCGGGCGAGAGTGCCGACATCGTCTTCGTCGTGGCCGACGGCGGCTGGAAGTACCTCTCCACCGGCGTCTACACGGCGGCCACCACGGAGGAGGCCATCGAGACGCTCCAGGGCCAGCTCTGGGCATAG
- a CDS encoding ABC transporter permease: protein MAEGSPAAPGALERLAGWVRAYRLVAGMWVRSTMAYRASFAMTTFGNFAATFFDFVTIMLMFSRVDTLGGYSLPEVAFLYGLSATSFGLADLVIGSMDRLGRRVRDGTLDTLLVRPAPVLAQVAADRFALRRLGRVTQGALVLGWSLTRLDIAWTVPKVLLLPVTVVSGFGIFAAVFVAGAAFQFLAQDASEVQNAFTYGGTTLLQYPPTVFAKELVRGVTFVLPLAFVNWLPACYVLGRPYPLDLPEWAAFTPPLVAVGCCAAAGLAWRAGLRSYRGTGS, encoded by the coding sequence GTGGCTGAGGGGAGCCCGGCGGCACCGGGGGCGCTGGAGCGGCTGGCCGGGTGGGTGCGGGCGTACCGGCTGGTGGCGGGGATGTGGGTGCGGTCCACGATGGCCTACCGCGCGTCGTTCGCCATGACCACGTTCGGGAACTTCGCGGCGACCTTCTTCGACTTCGTCACGATCATGCTGATGTTCTCCCGGGTGGACACGCTGGGCGGCTACTCACTGCCCGAGGTGGCGTTCCTGTACGGGCTGTCGGCGACCTCGTTCGGGCTGGCGGATCTGGTGATCGGCTCGATGGACCGGCTCGGGCGGCGGGTGCGGGACGGCACGCTGGACACGCTGCTGGTGCGGCCGGCGCCGGTGCTGGCGCAGGTGGCGGCCGACCGGTTCGCGCTGCGCCGGCTGGGCCGGGTGACGCAGGGGGCGCTGGTGCTGGGCTGGTCGCTGACCCGGCTGGACATCGCGTGGACGGTGCCGAAGGTGCTGCTGCTGCCGGTGACGGTGGTGAGCGGCTTCGGGATCTTCGCCGCGGTGTTCGTGGCGGGGGCGGCGTTCCAGTTCCTGGCGCAGGACGCCTCGGAGGTGCAGAACGCCTTCACGTACGGCGGTACGACGCTGTTGCAGTATCCGCCGACGGTGTTCGCGAAGGAGCTGGTGCGCGGAGTGACGTTCGTGCTGCCGCTGGCCTTCGTCAACTGGCTGCCCGCGTGCTACGTGCTGGGGCGGCCGTATCCGCTGGACCTGCCGGAGTGGGCCGCGTTCACACCGCCGCTGGTGGCGGTGGGGTGCTGTGCGGCGGCGGGGCTGGCCTGGCGGGCGGGACTGCGTTCGTATCGCGGCACAGGGAGTTAG
- a CDS encoding PTS transporter subunit EIIC, protein MSAESAAGPARVHFNRLFQGLQKMGRSLQLPIAVLPAAGILNRLGQPDVFGDQGLGWTGVSKVMKGAGGALLDGSLGLPLLFCVGVAIGMAKKSDGSTALAAVAGFLVYYNVLHQFPGRCPGGSTSVPDVGCQVSVGAGAGAVTPFTFQNPGVFGGIVMGLLAAFFWARYHRTRLVDWLGFFNGRRLVPIIMAFVAIAFAALCLWVWPPVGDALESFAHWLRDLGARGAGLFGLANRALLVIGLHQFLNVPVWFQFGTYTPPGGKPVHGDINMFLAGDPHAGQFTTGFFPIMMFALPAAALAITHCARPERRKEVGGLMLSVALTSFVTGITEPLEYSFLFVAPALYAVHAVLTGVCLGASWALGVHDGFSFSAGLIDYVINWNLATKPWAIIPIGLAFAAVYYAVFRFAITRFDLRTPGREPAEVAQEMDRDNVR, encoded by the coding sequence ATGAGTGCCGAGAGCGCGGCCGGCCCCGCCCGGGTCCACTTCAACCGGCTGTTCCAGGGCCTCCAGAAGATGGGCCGCAGCCTTCAGCTACCCATCGCCGTGCTGCCGGCCGCGGGCATCCTGAACCGGCTGGGCCAGCCCGACGTGTTCGGGGACCAGGGCCTGGGCTGGACCGGCGTCTCGAAGGTGATGAAGGGGGCGGGCGGCGCGCTGCTCGACGGCTCCCTCGGCCTGCCGCTGCTGTTCTGCGTGGGCGTCGCGATCGGCATGGCGAAGAAGTCGGACGGCTCCACGGCGCTGGCGGCGGTGGCCGGCTTCCTCGTCTACTACAACGTCCTGCACCAGTTCCCCGGACGGTGCCCGGGCGGCTCGACGTCGGTCCCGGACGTCGGCTGCCAGGTGAGCGTCGGCGCGGGTGCCGGCGCGGTGACGCCGTTCACGTTCCAGAACCCCGGGGTGTTCGGCGGCATCGTGATGGGTCTGCTGGCGGCCTTCTTCTGGGCCCGCTACCACCGCACGCGACTGGTGGACTGGCTGGGCTTCTTCAACGGCCGCCGTCTCGTCCCCATCATCATGGCGTTCGTCGCGATCGCCTTCGCGGCCCTGTGCCTGTGGGTCTGGCCGCCGGTCGGCGACGCCCTGGAGAGCTTCGCGCACTGGCTGCGGGACCTGGGCGCCCGGGGCGCCGGCCTCTTCGGCCTCGCCAACCGGGCGCTGCTCGTCATCGGCCTGCACCAGTTCCTGAACGTGCCCGTCTGGTTCCAGTTCGGCACCTACACACCGCCGGGCGGCAAGCCCGTGCACGGTGACATCAACATGTTCCTGGCGGGCGACCCGCACGCGGGCCAGTTCACCACGGGTTTCTTCCCGATCATGATGTTCGCGCTGCCGGCCGCCGCGCTGGCGATCACGCACTGCGCCCGGCCGGAGCGGCGCAAGGAGGTCGGCGGCCTGATGCTCTCGGTCGCGCTGACGTCGTTCGTGACGGGCATCACCGAACCCCTGGAATACTCCTTCCTGTTCGTCGCGCCGGCGCTGTACGCCGTCCACGCCGTGCTCACCGGCGTCTGCCTGGGGGCGAGCTGGGCGCTCGGGGTGCACGACGGCTTCAGCTTCTCCGCGGGCCTGATCGACTACGTCATCAACTGGAACCTGGCGACGAAGCCGTGGGCGATCATCCCGATCGGCCTGGCCTTCGCGGCGGTGTACTACGCCGTCTTCCGGTTCGCGATCACGCGGTTCGACCTGCGGACGCCGGGGCGGGAACCGGCCGAGGTGGCGCAGGAGATGGACCGCGACAACGTGAGGTGA
- a CDS encoding putative leader peptide, with amino-acid sequence MVFHDVSEKTPGALLVARLHVDLCRLASAIC; translated from the coding sequence ATGGTTTTCCACGACGTGAGCGAGAAGACGCCGGGCGCACTGCTCGTGGCGCGGCTGCACGTCGACCTGTGCAGGCTCGCCAGCGCCATCTGTTGA
- a CDS encoding glucose PTS transporter subunit EIIB translates to MASKAEKIVAGLGGIDNIEEIEGCITRLRTEVSDPSLVDDTALKAAGAHGVVRMGTAIQVVIGTDADPLAAEIEDMM, encoded by the coding sequence ATGGCCAGCAAGGCTGAGAAGATCGTCGCCGGGCTCGGCGGCATCGACAACATCGAGGAGATCGAGGGCTGCATCACCCGGCTGCGCACCGAGGTGTCCGACCCCTCGCTGGTCGACGACACCGCCCTGAAGGCCGCCGGCGCCCACGGCGTCGTCAGGATGGGCACCGCCATCCAGGTCGTCATCGGCACCGACGCGGACCCGCTCGCCGCGGAGATCGAAGACATGATGTGA
- a CDS encoding ABC transporter ATP-binding protein, whose amino-acid sequence MNDFIALEKVEKVFEVRRKAGFLKRERHEVRAVDSISFTVARGEMVGYIGPNGAGKSTTIKMLTGILTPSAGRLRVAGIDPARERVRLAHRIGVVFGQRTTLWWDLPLADSYRLAHRMYRIPDARYRQNLDRLVELLDLGALLDVPVRQLSLGQRMRGDIAAALLHDPEVLYLDEPTIGLDVVSKARVREFLREVNAERGTTVLLTTHDLQDIEQLCSRVMVIDHGRLVHDGSLAGLHEAGESERTLVVDLERELPPVEVASARVVRVEGPRQWLAFPAGRSAAPLVADLAARYPLVDLSVREPDIEAVIARMYAERAVS is encoded by the coding sequence GTGAATGACTTCATCGCTCTGGAGAAGGTCGAGAAGGTCTTCGAGGTGCGTCGGAAGGCCGGGTTCCTCAAGCGGGAGCGGCACGAGGTGCGAGCGGTGGACTCGATCTCGTTCACCGTGGCGCGTGGGGAGATGGTCGGATACATCGGGCCGAACGGCGCGGGGAAGTCGACCACGATCAAGATGCTGACCGGCATCCTGACGCCGAGCGCGGGGCGGCTGCGGGTGGCCGGCATCGATCCGGCGCGGGAGCGGGTGCGGCTGGCGCACCGGATCGGTGTGGTGTTCGGGCAGCGGACCACGCTGTGGTGGGACCTGCCGCTGGCCGACTCCTACCGGCTGGCACACCGCATGTACCGCATCCCGGACGCCCGTTACCGCCAGAACCTGGACCGGCTGGTGGAACTGCTGGATCTGGGCGCCCTGTTGGACGTGCCGGTGCGGCAGCTTTCGCTGGGGCAGCGGATGCGCGGGGACATCGCGGCGGCGCTGCTGCACGATCCGGAGGTGCTGTACCTGGACGAGCCGACGATCGGTCTGGACGTCGTGTCGAAGGCCAGGGTGCGGGAGTTCCTGCGGGAGGTGAACGCCGAGCGCGGTACGACGGTGCTGCTGACCACGCACGACCTCCAGGACATCGAGCAGTTGTGTTCGCGGGTGATGGTGATCGACCACGGGCGGCTGGTGCACGACGGTTCGCTGGCGGGGCTGCACGAGGCCGGGGAGAGCGAACGGACGCTGGTGGTGGACCTGGAGCGGGAACTGCCGCCGGTCGAGGTGGCGTCGGCGCGGGTGGTGCGGGTGGAGGGGCCGCGGCAGTGGCTGGCGTTCCCCGCGGGGCGGTCGGCGGCGCCCCTGGTGGCGGACCTGGCGGCCCGGTACCCGCTGGTGGATCTGTCGGTGCGGGAACCGGACATCGAGGCCGTCATCGCCAGGATGTACGCGGAGAGGGCCGTCTCGTAG
- a CDS encoding type II toxin-antitoxin system PemK/MazF family toxin — protein sequence MDTSWWLALAAVVLLALVATLVDGWGRGRRPGGRRLRPPGRPGTRTARAARPSPGDIWWADVPYEDRAAVKDRPCLVLAVRGDRATVAKITSKYHDERSGVIPLPPGAVGDARGRPSFLETDELREVPVGDFRRRVGVVDPVLWDQVRHLAG from the coding sequence ATGGACACGTCCTGGTGGCTGGCGCTCGCGGCGGTCGTACTGCTCGCACTGGTCGCCACGCTCGTCGACGGCTGGGGCCGCGGTCGCCGGCCGGGCGGGCGGCGGCTTCGGCCCCCGGGCCGGCCGGGCACGCGGACGGCCCGCGCGGCACGGCCCTCCCCCGGCGACATCTGGTGGGCGGACGTGCCCTACGAGGACCGGGCCGCGGTCAAGGACCGGCCCTGCCTGGTGCTGGCCGTGCGCGGCGACCGGGCCACGGTCGCGAAGATCACCAGCAAGTACCACGACGAGCGCAGCGGGGTGATCCCCCTGCCGCCGGGCGCGGTCGGCGACGCCCGGGGCCGGCCCAGCTTCCTGGAGACCGATGAGCTGCGCGAGGTGCCGGTGGGCGACTTCCGGCGCCGGGTGGGCGTGGTCGACCCGGTCCTGTGGGACCAGGTGCGCCACCTCGCGGGTTAG
- a CDS encoding amino acid permease, with translation MTSSQVDQHRDGNEAVRAEDHEGGEGYQRGLGARQIQMIAIGGAIGTGLFLGAGKGISKAGPSLILAYAIAGLVIFFIMRALGELLMYRPVSGSFSEYAREFIGPFAGFVTGWTYWLFWVVTGITEVTAAAAYMTYWWNIPQWISALIFTIVLYGANLISVKLFGELEFWFSMVKVTAIIGMILICAGILTIGFSDAGDTASVSHLWNEGGFFPHGVGSTLMTLQMVMFAFLAVELVGVTAGESKDPKTVLPKAINTVPWRIAVFYVGALIMILSVVPWTNFHPGVSPFVAAFQKMGLAAGAGIVNFVVLTAALSSCNSGMYSTGRMLRDLALNSQGPKAFTRLTSSGTPLVGTSVSAALMLVGVWINYQWPGKAFDYVVSFATISGMWAWIVILFCQIRYRAKSDRGELPRSEFRAPGAPFTSWFALAFIGMVIVMMGIDKDARVSLYCAPLWALILGVAYLVLKRRNPEAAAFQKR, from the coding sequence ATGACCTCATCGCAGGTCGACCAGCATCGCGACGGCAATGAGGCCGTGCGGGCCGAGGATCACGAGGGCGGCGAGGGGTATCAGCGCGGGCTCGGTGCCCGGCAGATCCAGATGATCGCCATCGGCGGTGCCATCGGCACCGGCCTGTTCCTCGGCGCGGGCAAGGGCATCTCCAAGGCGGGCCCCAGCCTGATCCTGGCGTACGCCATCGCGGGCCTCGTCATCTTCTTCATCATGCGGGCACTCGGCGAGCTGCTGATGTACCGCCCGGTGTCGGGTTCGTTCTCCGAGTACGCGCGCGAGTTCATCGGCCCGTTCGCCGGCTTCGTCACCGGGTGGACGTACTGGCTGTTCTGGGTGGTCACGGGCATCACCGAGGTCACCGCTGCCGCCGCCTACATGACCTACTGGTGGAACATCCCGCAGTGGATCTCGGCGCTGATCTTCACGATCGTCCTGTACGGCGCCAACCTGATCTCCGTGAAGCTCTTCGGTGAGCTGGAGTTCTGGTTCTCCATGGTCAAGGTCACCGCCATCATCGGCATGATCCTGATCTGCGCCGGCATCCTCACGATCGGCTTCTCCGACGCCGGTGACACCGCCTCCGTCAGCCACCTGTGGAACGAGGGCGGCTTCTTCCCGCACGGCGTCGGCAGCACCCTGATGACCCTCCAGATGGTCATGTTCGCCTTCCTCGCCGTCGAGCTGGTCGGTGTGACCGCGGGCGAGTCCAAGGACCCCAAGACCGTGCTGCCCAAGGCGATCAACACCGTGCCGTGGCGCATCGCCGTCTTCTACGTCGGCGCGCTGATCATGATCCTGTCGGTCGTGCCGTGGACCAACTTCCACCCGGGTGTCAGCCCGTTCGTGGCCGCGTTCCAGAAGATGGGCCTGGCCGCCGGCGCCGGCATCGTGAACTTCGTCGTGCTCACCGCGGCGCTGTCCTCCTGCAACTCCGGCATGTACTCCACCGGCCGCATGCTGCGCGACCTCGCGCTCAACAGCCAGGGCCCGAAGGCCTTCACCCGCCTGACGTCCAGCGGCACCCCGCTCGTCGGCACGTCGGTCTCCGCCGCGCTGATGCTGGTCGGCGTGTGGATCAACTACCAGTGGCCGGGCAAGGCGTTCGACTACGTGGTCTCCTTCGCCACCATCTCCGGCATGTGGGCCTGGATCGTCATCCTGTTCTGCCAGATCCGCTACCGCGCCAAGTCCGACCGCGGCGAACTGCCCCGCTCGGAGTTCCGTGCGCCGGGCGCCCCGTTCACCAGTTGGTTCGCGCTCGCCTTCATCGGCATGGTGATCGTGATGATGGGCATCGACAAGGACGCCCGGGTCTCGCTGTACTGCGCACCGCTGTGGGCCCTGATCCTCGGCGTCGCCTACCTGGTGCTCAAGCGGCGCAACCCGGAGGCCGCGGCCTTCCAGAAGCGCTGA